Sequence from the Besnoitia besnoiti strain Bb-Ger1 chromosome Unknown contig00014, whole genome shotgun sequence genome:
tatatatatatatatatatatatatatatatatgtctctCTGATATCGACGAAATTTCAGGGTATAGACTTTGGCGAGGGGAATCCATGGACTGCGAACGAGTTGCCAGCGCGGGTTTCGCCCGCGTGCCGAGGCCTGTCTGATatttttcttctccctcgaggCTTGTGTGAGAAGCGCGTGACTGAATACTCttgcgccgcatgcaggtgGCGGCCAGACTCAGTTTTGCCGTTTGCGTGCCGCTCGCGCGAAGCACGCAAATGAAACCAGCGCATTTTCAACTGTTGTAGATTTTACTGGCATTCCGATGCAGACGTGTAGATACAactatatatgcatgcagggacatatatatatatatatatatatatatatatatatatatgcgcatacgcccacgcagccgcgcagagggacCCCCGAGCAAGAAACGGATTCGAGTATCGTAGTCGAGTGAGAACGACATGTCTGTTCGAATAAATTCTCCACGCGAAAAAGCAACTGGGATAACCACGCACCGATCAGAGGCCAGAAGGCTGAGCAATGTTGGCCTGGGTGCGCTCCTCGCTCGCAGGGCTGTGTGCACTCTTTTTGGGGGAGGGCAACGCCTGGGGCAATGCTGCATTGCCGCAGAATACTTGACGCGGCGGTGCGGAGAACAAAAAAGACTCGAGCAACAACCGCGAAGTCGCGGAAGAGAAAACCGGAGGCCGGCGGACAAACCACGCCAGAAAACGCAAAACAGAGGGACCCGAAGAGAGCGCGGGAGTGGGAAAGGAATGACGAAAGCGCAAACACCGCGGAACTCGCGGCCTCACCCGCCCGCCGACAGCAGAACTGGGCGCTCGGATGTGCATCTATATAGAAGCGCTCTTGCGCCCATACACGACACACATCGAAAACCATTTtatacaaacatatatatatatatatatataggattatacatatatttgaATATGTGTGCAAATGGCAGCGCCACGTCGACGGCACACCCACGGCAAGACACTAACTCTGTGCAAGAAGTACGAATTTAGAAACAGGCAAATTACAccgcgaggagctccgcggcgttgCGAGTTTGAAACGGCTCGCGAAGACAAGCAGCATGGCAGGAACCAAGCGCACGCGAGCCGTTTCACTGGCGTGCGagcttctcctcttctcaACCTTCTCGATTCaagcgcctcttcgtcctttCTCCTGGGGCCCTCAAGCTGTCCTCCGTGTTCGTTCCTTCTCGCTGAAAAACTTGTATCTGACACCGCTACgactcctcccccccccacgTGAGCGGACTGAACTGCCTGTTCTGTGTGTGCTCTGCGCCCACTCCTGGCCAgcctcgcgtccttctccgctCTGCTTTGCTTGACAGTCcttgaactgtgtaaagatcattgtgttatggttctatcgcaaaccattgagattacgaaattatggttttgggctcgaAAAGttctctcaataactagctgagtgcttgtacgataactatatcaatgcagtaccaattaaggcgtgtagcatctcctatgctccttccaccggcgcctcgctggcgctgccgctcgccctctcttcCAGGCGGCTAAcccgcgcgtctggcgccgctTTGGGCGTCGCGTCTCGTGACTCCGTTCGGCGTCGCCAGGCCTCGAGgactttcttcttcgcgtaGAGccagaggagctgcagcgcgagcggcccCCACCTGGCGAGCGCCTTGCGAAAcagaaaggcgaagaggcgcttcTGATACTCGCGCGACATCGCTTGGCGGCCTTCCTCCATCTCCCGcccctcttcgcggcgctccgcaATCAAGCGGGCCAGAGCAAACTCGAACTCGCGCTGGACGCAAGCGAGACACCGCGGCGGtcgaggccgcagctgcgggccCAGAGGGGCGGATAAAGACGGTCGCAAGGGCACACCATCAGACAGCGAAGACTGGGCGCACGCGTCAGCCACTGCCGCCGAGTCTGAAAACGACgagcaggaaggcgaggactcGTCCGCGAATGCTGGGCAAGgtccgcagaagaagcagcccTGACgaacgagggcgcggaggaaagcgcgcgcgcgcttcgacgtgcgcggagctgcggctgcagctgccttctgcagcgcccgggtgtatgtacacctcaGCTTTTGCGCTTGAAGGTCGAACGCAGGGAGACCCGCGACGAAGGAGGAGAACTCGAGGCGAAACGAGGCGAGCAGTCTCTCCGCGACGTTTTCGAGGAACGCCAAGTAAGCAGGCACAACTGCGATCTCGTAGAAGTCCCTCAACAAGAGTTCTTCCTGTCCCTTCCGCTCGCCGTCAACTGGCTCGCCTGTGTGCGAAATAAGCCTGAACCAAGGCATCCGAAACGGCTGCCATcgcccgctgcaggcgcccatCGCACAACGCGGGACtacgcgcgagagagcttTCGaaagccgctcgccgccagccacTGGGTCactgcgcttcctcgcgcctctctgcttgtcttcctcctctccctcgccgtccgcggcctgcgcttGACCGGCTCGTTCTCCACtgtgctgcttctcgctgtcAGTTCGCGGCTTGACTGCGGCCTccccctcttctcctctgctggcGTCTTGGCTGGACTGGCCTCCTCTTCGATTTGCTTCCGCTCCTTCTGCAcgtggcgtctgcctcgccttcgcctcttcggtTCCTCCGGTCGCGCCTGAAAGGAATGCGCGAAGCTCGGCCTCACTCCTCGACACCCGCTCGGCGAACTCGCGGCTCACACGCTGGAGAGACAACTCAGGAACGAGTCCTTCCGCGAGCTCTGCGGGCTCCATTTCTTCCGCAGGATTATCGAtggaggcagctgcagcttcgcTGGGAGCCCGCACggaaaggagacgcgcgtcgCCACCTTGCGCGAAAGCTAAAAGCCCCTcgcggtgtatgtacagcaCGTCCTCCCACGTCGGACGTGGAGGGCCCGCGTGCACCAAAAACGCCGCTACGTGGACAGAAGACGCGATAGAAGGAGAACAAGATGCCGAGgacggccgcagagagcctGAGGGAAGCGACACACTCGAGTGAAAAGATGAATCATTCGCTGGAGGACAAGGAGACGATGTGATGACAGTCGAACGAGACGGCGACAGACAGCGGGGAACTAAAGGCCTCGCGAGAGTCGGCACGGCATCCGGTGGCCACGCACggacgggcgaggaggctgaaGAGCATGTGAAGAACTCTGGCGACCAGCTGAAAGGgagtcgcctctgcagaatACGGGTGAGTCCtattctttttcttcgcatAGAACGCAGGCCGAGCTGGCGGCCAAGGCGCACTAGGAGCGAAGGGAATGAcagcaggaagaagaagacaaa
This genomic interval carries:
- a CDS encoding uncharacterized protein (encoded by transcript BESB_024940), with the protein product MRALTKKGHEASFSGGHGQACKDEEAARSYFQLAKGSIDEHLQKPVESVNGSLFDAGCVFASDTASGGGRAAKPACLASSLPLQSIGVPPLLRFLSHRGKSQAERTMSGGMTATCRGKGTQCPTTRDCEGGEAAHRPEAATGECRATPPVSSASYPSGKGGEGGNERTRSIERTRFQRGRRPRRLRLLLRALHAGASFCLPLFVFFFLLSFPSLLVRLGRQLGLRSMRRKRIGLTRILQRRLPFSWSPEFFTCSSASSPVRAWPPDAVPTLARPLVPRCLSPSRSTVITSSPCPPANDSSFHSSVSLPSGSLRPSSASCSPSIASSVHVAAFLVHAGPPRPTWEDVLYIHREGLLAFAQGGDARLLSVRAPSEAAAASIDNPAEEMEPAELAEGLVPELSLQRVSREFAERVSRSEAELRAFLSGATGGTEEAKARQTPRAEGAEANRRGGQSSQDASRGEEGEAAVKPRTDSEKQHSGERAGQAQAADGEGEEEDKQRGARKRSDPVAGGERLSKALSRVVPRCAMGACSGRWQPFRMPWFRLISHTGEPVDGERKGQEELLLRDFYEIAVVPAYLAFLENVAERLLASFRLEFSSFVAGLPAFDLQAQKLRCTYTRALQKAAAAAAPRTSKRARAFLRALVRQGCFFCGPCPAFADESSPSCSSFSDSAAVADACAQSSLSDGVPLRPSLSAPLGPQLRPRPPRCLACVQREFEFALARLIAERREEGREMEEGRQAMSREYQKRLFAFLFRKALARWGPLALQLLWLYAKKKVLEAWRRRTESRDATPKAAPDARVSRLEERASGSASEAPVEGA